In Candidatus Hydrogenedentota bacterium, the sequence CGAAAGCCGCGGAGATGCTGCGCGGGCTGTAGGCGAAGAATCACCTCGAAGCTACGAATCCAAATACAAGAACCCATATGGAAATGGGTGCTACGTAGCGCCGAAATCCGTTCGGCATTTTTAGCACGTCCAAACTCACGCATACGGAAATGGGTTCTACTATGTAGCCCATGGCGTTGCACTCAGAACGGGGGGACGTTTGCCCACAAAGACATCGCCTTCGAGTTTTCTACCTGGATATGGGCAGAGAACAAGCGCTAACTCATCAAGGCGTTCCAAGGGTTCAAAGACGCCGAACGAGAGCAACTTGGTTCGAAAATTCGGCGTAACCTCGCCAAATGCAATTACCGCCTCCACACCGACGCAATCAAAGAAAACCTTATGCAGTCCATAGCCCTTCGTGGTCGAGGTGTGGTGTCGCCGGAGTAGATTCCTCGGCGCGAATAGCGCCTTCGGATTGACATCGTTGGGACGTGGTTGGCGACGGATGGGCCGGAGGCGCGACTGCCGGGGCTTCTCTCGCGAGTGCAACGCGCTGCGTCTACTGAGTAGGGGCGCACTGCATGCTGCAGATAGCCCAGTTCGGAGCCTGCTTGATGCCTACGATCTGCCAACTACGCTCGACAGTCCGCCGGTTATTCTTCCAGCTCCCAGGGGGCGACCCCCTTGAATCGTCATAAGAAGTTGCTGCACCCCCCGGTTTGCATTTCCACCGGAGCGGGTACCCTTGTTTCGACATTTTTCTTCCGGGGGGGGCCGCCCCGCTCCTCAGCACCGCCCGCCGGCACGGGGTACCCCTTGATTCGTTAAGGAATAACGAAGGGGGTGCAACGCGACGGGCTAGTTAGTAGATGGGCTTGGCGACCCATCCCAACGATACCGCGGTTATTAAGTGTCGTTCGCGCGTTGCGGGGTAGGGCGGTTTCGCCGAAACCGCCGCGGGTTTGGAATCGGCACGGGTAAGGTGATGAGACCGTGGTCATGGGCATGCGCCTTGTGCAGGCTATTGGTGCGTGCCGGACGGCTCGGCGAGCCGTCCCTACCTTGAGGGTGTCTACCTTGCGCGGTCTCCGCCTTGCGCGCTGTCTACCTTGCGCCGCCTGCTTTGAACGGGGCTTTCACCGGCCCTATACTGCCGACTTACTTGGGGTTATTGGGAGCGCGTTATGAAGGCGTTGATTACGGGCGGAGCAGGGTTTATCGGGTCGCATTTGTGCGAGGCGTTGTTGAAGAAGGGGGACGAGGTTTTCGTTCTCGACGATCTGAGCACGGGGCGCTTCGAGAATATTGAGCATCTGGACGGGAAGGTGACGTCCGTTATCGATTCGACGTTGAACCAGGAGATCGTGCGGGACCTCGTGCGCGAGGTGGATGTCGTGTATCACCTGGCGGCGACGTTGGGCGTGCAGCTTGTCGTGGATGAGCCCATCCGGACGATTACGAATAATATCCGCGGGACCGAGACCGTGCTGGAGGAAGTAGGCTGGTATCGGCGTCGCGTGCTGGTGGCGTCGACGAGCGAGGTGTACGGAAAGAGCGAGAAGGAAGTCTTTCGCGAGGACGACGACCGGATCATGGGTTCGACCCACCTGAGCCGCTGGAGCTACGCGGAGTCTAAGGCGATAGATGAGTTTCTGACGTTGGCGTATTGGCGGTCGAAGCGGATGCCCTGTGTCGTGGTGCGCTTGTTCAACACGGTGGGGCCGCGGCAGACGGGCCGTTATGGAATGGTGATTCCGCGGTTTGTACGGGCTGCGTTGCGCGGCGAGGACATTACCGTGTACGGCGACGGCAAGCAGACGCGTTGTTTTGCGTATGTCGGCGATGTCGTGCCGGCGCTGATGGGGCTGATGGACAAGCGGGACATCAACGGCGAAATCTTTAATATCGGCAGCACGTATCGGATCACGATCGAGGATTTGGCGAAGCGGGTGATCGCGCTCACGGGCAGCAAATCGCAGCTTGAGTATGTGCCGTACGACAAGGCGTATGGTCCTGGTTATGAGGATATGCGGCATCGCGCGCCGTCGTTGGAAAAAATCGGCGCGGCGATTGGCTATGCGCCAAAGACGGATTTGGATACGATTCTGAATGCGGTGATCGACGATATGCGGCGGAATGGGGGAAGTTAGGGAGCAAGGCTGATTAGGGCGGGGCGGTTTCGCCGAGACCGCCCCGGGTTTGGAATTGCATGCACAAGGGGATTGGGATGGAGAGCATGCGCGGGCGTTGAGCGCAGGCCATTGGTGGGTGCCGGACGGCTCGGCGAGCCGTCCCTACCATGCGCCGTTCCTGCCATACTCGGCAAACTGTACCTGCCTGCTATAGCTTCTTGGGTTTAAGCGTGTTGACTTTGGCGTCTGGCGGGAGGTTGAAGTTGTCGGGTTGAACGGGCTGCACCGGTGCCCCGTTCTCGAAACGTACGCGCTTTTTCCCGCCTTCTTCGACCACTTCGGATACCTTGGCCGGAGGCGCGGCGCCGGGTTTGTCGACACGGATATTGATGTCCAGCGGGTTCTTTTTTGTGGGATCTATGGGGACGATGTCCTGAGCGTAGATCGGCGAAGTCATCGCAACCACGTCTACGGGGCCAATACCTTTGGCTTGCGGCGCCCGAATCACGCGCGCGCGGTAGTTGCAGTATGCGTTAGGCGTATCGGTCGTTTTCAGGAGTTCGACTTTGTCTGTCTCGATTTTCTTCGTGACGATCGGCCAGCCG encodes:
- a CDS encoding GDP-mannose 4,6-dehydratase encodes the protein MKALITGGAGFIGSHLCEALLKKGDEVFVLDDLSTGRFENIEHLDGKVTSVIDSTLNQEIVRDLVREVDVVYHLAATLGVQLVVDEPIRTITNNIRGTETVLEEVGWYRRRVLVASTSEVYGKSEKEVFREDDDRIMGSTHLSRWSYAESKAIDEFLTLAYWRSKRMPCVVVRLFNTVGPRQTGRYGMVIPRFVRAALRGEDITVYGDGKQTRCFAYVGDVVPALMGLMDKRDINGEIFNIGSTYRITIEDLAKRVIALTGSKSQLEYVPYDKAYGPGYEDMRHRAPSLEKIGAAIGYAPKTDLDTILNAVIDDMRRNGGS